GTCGCGCAGCGCACGCAATATGTCTCGGGCCTCCCGGTCGAGGGCGAGGACGCCGCAGGCGGCGATCCGGGCCCGTTCACCGCGCTCGGCATCTTCCTCGGTATCAAGGCCGCGGTGCGGTACAAGCTCGGCAAGGACAGCATCGAAGGCGTGCATGTTGCGCTGCAGGGCACGGGCAGTGTCGGCGGCGGCGTTGCCCGCTTGCTGGCGCGCGATGGGGCCAGGCTGACGCTTTCCGACATCGACGCGGGCCGCGCAGAAGCGCTTGCCGCCGAACTCGGTGCGGAGACCGCTGCGGCCGATGCAATCATGTCGGTTTCCTGCGATGTCTTCAGCCCCAATGCGCTGGGCGCGATCCTCGACGACGAGGGTATTGCGCGGCTCGATTGCCAGATCGTGGCGGGCGGTGCGAACAACCAGATCAAGCGTCCGGAACATGGCCCGATGCTGGCCGAACGCGGCATTCTCTATGCCCCCGATTATGTGATCAATGCCGGCGGAATCATCTCGGTAACGCTCGAATATCTCTGTCGCCGGGACAAGGCGCCGTGCGATATCAACGAGGTCCGCAAGCGCATCGCGCTGATCCCCGGGCGGCTCGAACAGATCTGGCAGGAAAGCGACCGGAGCGGGGTCTCGCCCGACCAGGTTGCCGATCGCATGGCACAGGAACTGATCGGCCGCTGAACTGCGCCCTTGCGAGGCCGGTGGCGCGCTGCCAAAGCGGTGCCGGACGGTATATTCGATGCATGGCTTCGCCAATCCCAAGCGCTTCCTCGCGCTCGCCAACCCGCTGACCCCGCTGCTGCTGGTCGGCGGCTTGGTGGTGAGCGCGGCCGCGCTCTATTGGGGCCTGTTCCAGGTGCCTCCCGACCGTCTGATGGGAGAGACGGTGCGCATCCTGTTCCTGCATGTCCCGGCTGCATGGCTGGGGATGGGCGGCTGGACCGCGATCGCCGTGGCAAGCCTCGTATTCCTCGTCTGGCGGCACCCGCTCGCCGCGCTGGCCGCACGCGCTGCGGCATTGCCCGGCCTCGTCTTCACGATCATCTGTCTCGCCACCGGATCCATCTGGGGACGCCCGACCTGGGGCACCTGGTGGGTGTGGGACGGGCGGCTGACCAGCATGCTGGTGCTCGCCTTCCTCTATCTCGCCTATATCGCGCTGGCGCAGGCCGCCGAACGCGAAGGTGTTTCGCCGCGCATTCCGGCCATTTTCGGCCTGCTCGGCGCGATCAACATCCCGATCATCAATCGCAGCGTGGTGTGGTGGAATTCGCTCCACCAGCCGCCCAGCATCACGCTGGGCAAGAGCGCGATCGACGCCGAATTCCTCGTGCCGCTGCTGGTTGCAGTGGCCGGCTTCTCTTTGCTGTTCGGCGGAGTCGTACTCGCACGCATGCGCGCGCTGCTCGCCGATGTGCAGGCCGAGGCGCGCCTGCGCCGCCGCGCGATGGAAGCCGCCTGATGCGCGAAGCACTCGATCAATGGACCTTCGTCGTCGCAGCCTATGCAGTGGGCGTGATCGGCACGCTGGCGATGGTCGGCTGGGCATGGCTCGACATGAAACGCGCCGAGAAGCGCCGCGAGGAAAGCCGCCGGAAATGAACGCGCCCAAACCCAAGCACCAGCGGCTCGTGCTGGTCGTCCTCGCGCTCGTGGCGCTGGTCGGGGCAGGCCTGCTCGCGGCCTATGCATTGCGCAACCAGGCGAGTTATTTCTATCTGCCCGGGCAGATGCTCGCCGACCCGCCCGAGGTCGGCCAGGCGGTGCGCTTGGGCGGTATGGTCGAGCAAGGATCGCTCGAAACCGCGGCCGACGGGGTCACGCTGACCTTCGCCGTCACGGGAAATGACGGATCGCGCGTGCCGGTACGCTTCAGCGGGATCGCGCCCGACCTGTTCGTCGAAGGTTCGGGTGTGGTCGCCGAAGGGCGGCTGGGGCCCGGCGGGATATTCATCGCCGACAATCTCCTCGCCAAGCATGACGAGAATTACGTGCCGCGCGAATTGCAGGACATGGACCAGCACCAGGCCGCGCAAATGGCCGAGGAAACGACGGTCGGGCTGGAATGATCGCCGAACTGGGTCTTGCCGCCCTGTGGCTCGCCGCTGCTTTGGCCGCGCTGCAGATGGCCGTCGGCTTCATGGCGGTGCGCAATGACGGGGCGAGCGAACTGGCCGGGCTGATTCGCCCCGCGGCGATCGTCCAGGGTGTGCTCGTCGCGTTCTCCTTCGCAATGCTGGTGTGGCTGTTTGCCGTCACCGATCTCTCGGTCAAGCTGGTGGCCTCCAATTCGCATTCGATGAAACCGCTGGTGTTCAAGCTGTCGGGCACATGGGGCAATCATGAAGGCTCGATGCTGCTGTGGGTGACCGTGATGGGTCTCGCCGGTGCCCTGATCGCGCTGGTCGAGCGGCGTCTGCCCGAGCGGACGATGAATGCCACGCTGGCCGCACAGGGCGTGGTCTCGCTGGGATTTTACGCCTTCCTGCTGCTCAGTTCGAATCCCTTCGAACGCCTGCCGACCCCCGCTGCGGAGGGGATGGGGCTCAATCCGCTGCTGCAGGACATCGGTCTCGCCTTCCATCCGCCCACGCTCTACCTCGGCTATGTCGGCCTGTCGGTTGCCTTCAGCTTCGCCGTGGGGGCGCTGCTGACGCGGCAGGTGACCCCCGATTTCGCGCGCGCAATGCGGCCGTGGGTGCTCGGCGCGTGGGTCATGCTGACGGTGGGCATCACCGCGGGCAGTTACTGGGCCTATTACGAACTTGGCTGGGGCGGCTGGTGGTTCTGGGACCCGGTCGAGAACGCCTCGCTGATGCCGTGGTTGGCAGCCACCGCCCTGTTGCACTCGGCCAGTGTTCTAGCCAGCCGCGACGCCTTGCGCACCTGGACGATCATGCTCGGCGTGGTCGCCTTCTCGATGAGCATGGTCGGCACGTTCCTCGTGCGCTCGGGCATCCTGACCAGCGTGCACGCCTTCGCCGTCGATCCCGAGCGGGGGACCTTCATCCTCGTGCTGCTCGGTATTTTCATCGGTGGGGCGCTGCTGCTGTTCGCGCTGCGCGCCAATACGATCAGCGAGGGCGAACGGTTCGCGCTCGCCAGCCGCGAAGGCGCGCTGGTCTTCAACAACGTCATGCTGAGCTCGATCCTGGCCATCGTGCTGCTGGGTACGCTCTACCCGCTGCTGACCGAGGCATTCGATGTGCGCGTGTCGGTCGGGCCGCCCTATTTCAATCCCGTCGGGGCGATCTTCGTCATCCCCATGCTCGCGGCCATGGCAGTCGGGCCGCTGCTGCGCTGGCGGCAGGACCGGATCGACCGGATCGGCCGCGAAGTGGCGCTGTTCGCCGCGCTGGTGCTCGCGGGGCTGGTCCTGTTCGGCCTGCTTGCGGAGATCGCGCTGCTGCCGCTGCTCGGGCTCGCCTTCGGGCTGGGACTGGCGGTCGCCAGCCTGCTGCCGCTGCGCCGCCGCAAGCTGGGCCGCACCCCGCTTGCGACATGGGGCATGGTAGTCGCCCATTTCGGTATCGCGGTGGCGCTGATCGGCATGGCGAGCGAAAGCGCCTTTACCAAGGAACGGCTCGCCGCCGTGGCGGAAGGCGGCAACGCCACCGTTGGCCCGTGGACGATCGCCTTGCAGGGCGTCGAGCCGGTCGCGGGTCCCAACTGGACCGCGATCCAGGGGCGGCTTGCGGCAAGCTATGATGGCGGCGAACCGCACATCCTGACCCCGCAATCGCGCAATTTCTGGGCCCCGCCGCAGCAGACCACCGAAAGCGCGCTGGTCACGCGGTGGAACGGCCAGCTTTATGCAGTGATCGGCGACCGCGCACCCGACGGGCGGTGGCAGGTCCGGCTGTGGTGGAAGCCCTTTGTCCCGCTGATCTGGTACGGCGGCCTGCTGGTGGCGCTGGGCGGCGTGCTGGCCTTGCTCGGCCGGCTGCTGAGCGATCTGAGGCATCGCCGCCTCGCAGTGCGCATTGCCGAGCGCCGCGCGGACCGGGAGGCGCTCGCATGAGCTGGCGTCTGTGGGTCCCGCTATTCCTGTTCGCGCTGTTCATCGGCCTCGCGGCCTATCAGCTGACGCAGCCCAAGGACGAATTCGTCGCCAGCGGCATGGTCGGCGAAGAACTACCCTATTTCGATCTTCCGCCGGCGATGGACGGGGTCGAAGGGGTATCCAATGCAACCTTTGCCGATGGCCGGCCGCGCCTGCTCAATATCTGGGCAAGCTGGTGCCTGCCCTGCATCGCCGAAGCGCCGCATCTCGAAAGCCTCGAGCGGCAGGGCGCGGAGATCGTCGGCGTCGCGATCCGCGACCGGCCCGAAGACATTGCCCGGTTCCTCGCGCAGCATGGCAATCCCTACAGCCGCATCGGACGCGACGACCTGTCCGAAGTCCAATTGGCGATTGGCTCTTCCGGCGTGCCGGAAACCTTCGTGATCGATGGCGAGGGCGTGATCCGCTACCAGCATATCGGCGATGTCCGTGCGAGCGATGTCCCGGTGCTGCTGGAACAGCTGGAGCAGGCCCGATGATCCGCGCCTTTCTGGCCGCCCTCGTGCTCGCGCTCGCGCTGCCGGCTACCGCGCAGCAAAGCATGCCGCCCGCACCCTATGCCTATCGCCAGCTCGACGATCCAGCGCAGGAACAGGCCGCGCAGGAACTGATGGAGACGCTGCGCTGCCTCAAGTGCCAGTCGCAGTCGATTGCCGATAGCGACGCCCCCATGGCGGGCGACATGCGCCACCAGGTGCGGATCCGCATCGCGGCGGGTGAAAGCCCCGGCGACATTCGCAGCTGGCTGATGCAGCGCTATGGCGATTACGTCAGCTACAAACCCGCGGTGAGCGCCACGACCTGGCCGCTCTTCGCCATCCCGCTGCTGCTCATACTGGGTGCGGGCGCGGTGCTGCTGCGCCGGTTCCGGGGGCGTGCATGAGCTGGTTGCCGATCATTGTTCTCGCGGCGCTGGTCTTTGGCCTCGCGGTCGTCCTGCTCAAGCTGCCGCGCAGCCTGTGGATGCTGTTTGGCTCGGCGCTGCTGTTCGGGCTCGCGGGCTACGCCTTGCAGGGCCACCCGGGACAGGCCGGCGCGCCCGCAACTCCGGTGACCGACAATGCCGCGCAGACCGGCGAATTGATGGTCGAGGCGCGGCGCGAATTCTATCCGGCGGGTAGGCTGCCCTCGCGCTTCGTGGTCACTGCCGATGCCTTCACCCGGCGTGGCCAACACGACCAGGCGGCGAATTTCCTGCGCAATGCGGTGGCGGAGAACCCGAATGACGGCGAGGCCTGGGTGGCGCTGGGCAATGCGCTGGTGGAACATGCCGATGGCCAGCTGACTGCGGCGGCGCTGTTCGCCTATTCGCGCGGTGAGCAGGCTGCGCCGAATAATCCCGCGCCGACCTACTTCCTTGGGCTCGCATTCCTGCGGGCAGGGGAGCCGGGCCGCACGCTCGCGCTGTGGCGCGAACTGCTCGAAGCGGCACCCGAAAATGCCGAGTGGCGGGCACCGCTGGCCGCGCGACTCGACCGGCTGGAGACGATGTTGGGCGTTGCACAGCCATCCGCTGCCCAACAAAGCGAAGAGTAATCAATGCGATGCGCGATTTGTTGCGAGTGCGAAGCCTTGCTGCTAATCGCCGCGACTTCGCCAAGCAGGCCATGTGACACGATGTTGTCGGAACCCAATCCCGCATGAATGATACCGCTTCTGCGCCGCTCCAGCAGGATGGCGTGCCTCCCGTAACCGAGCAGGGTGGCCACGGCCACGGCGGCTCGCGCACTGCGCTGGCGGTGGGGGCGATCGGTGTCGTCTTCGGCGATATCGGGACCAGCCCGCTCTATGCCTTTCGCGAAACGTTCGCCGGGGCCGCGAGCATCGCCATCGACCGCCTGCATGTGCTCGGCGTGGTCAGCCTGATTTTCTGGTCGATGCTGGTCGTCGTGGCGATCCAGTATGTCACCATTCTGATGCGTGCGGACAATAAGGGGCAGGGCGGCAGCCTCGCGCTGGTCGCCTTGCTCAGCCGCCATATCGGCAAGTCGAGCTACGGCTGGCTGGTCGTGCTGCTGGGGGTCTTCGCGACCTCGCTGTTCTATGGCGACAGCATGATCACGCCGGCCATCTCGGTCCTGTCCGCGGTCGAGGGCCTGACGGTGGTCGACCAGCGGCTCAATCCGCTGGTGATCCCCATCGCGCTGGTGCTGCTGGTGTGCCTGTTCCTGCTGCAAAGCCGCGGTACGGCCAAGGTTGGCGCGCTCTTCGCACCGGTGATGATCGTGTATTTCGTGACCATCGCGGGGCTCGGCCTCAACCAGATCATCCTCAATCCCGACATCCTGTGGGCGCTCAATCCCTATTACGCGGTAATGTTCTTCGTCACCGACGGTGCGGTGGCCTTTTTCGCGCTGGGGGCCGTGGTGCTCGCGGTGACCGGTTCGGAAGCGCTCTATTCGGACATGGGCCATTTCGGGCGCGGGCCGATGCGGCTGAGCTGGTTCGGCTTCGTCATGCCGTGCCTGCTGCTCAACTATTTCGGGCAGGGCGCCATGATCGCTGGCCTGCCGCCCGAACAGGCCGCCGAAGTGGTGCGCAATCCCTTCTTCCTGCTGGCGGGCGAGGAATGGCGCCTGCCGCTGGTCATCCTCGCCACGGTTGCGACCTTTATTGCCAGCCAGGCGGTGATCTCGGGTGCGTTCAGCATTACCCACCAGGCGATGCAGCTGGGCTTCATGCCGCGCCTGTCGATCCGCCATACCAGCGAGACCGCGGCGGGACAGATCTACATTCCGGTGGTGAATTGGTCGCTGATGGTGGCGGTTATCCTGCTGGTGCTGACCTTCCAGACATCCTCCAATCTCGCGGCGGCTTACGGCATCGCGGTGACCGGGGCGGTGACGATCGACACGCTGCTGATGGGCGTGCTGTTCGTCGGTGTGTGGAAATGGAAATGGTTCATCGCGCTGCCGGTGGTGGCGTTCTTCTTGATCGTCGACGGGGCCTATTTCGCCGCCAACCTGGCCAAGGTGCCCGATGGCGGCTGGTTCCCGCTGGTGGTCGGCCTGGTCGCCTTTACGCTGCTCACCACCTGGGCGCGCGGGCGCAAGCTCATGCGCGACCGGATGAGCGAGACCGCATTGCCGATCGAGATCTTCGCCAAGAGCGCGAAGAATTCCGCGACACGTGTACCCGGCACGGCGATCTTCATGGCCAGCCAGACCGCGGGCGTGCCCAGCGCGCTGCTGCACAATATCAAGCACAACAAGGTGCTGCACGAACGTGTCGTGATCCTGACCGTGCTGATCGCGGATGCGCCCTATGTCGACACCACCGAGAGGTGCGAGATTCATGACCTTGGTGACGGCTTCTACCGCGCGACGCTGCATTACGGCTTCATGCAGGAAACCAATGTCCCGCAGGGGCTGAAGGAAATGTCGCGCTGCGGCGGCGAGTTCGACATGATGCACACCAGCTTCTTCCTCAGCCGCCAGACGCTGCTCGCCAGCGACAAGCCCGGCATGCCGATCTGGCGCGAGAAGATCTTCGCCTGGATGCTGCGCAACGCCGCGACCGCGATGGATTTCTTCCGCCTGCCGACCAACCGCGTGGTCGAGCTGGGGAGCCAGGTCGAGATTTAGGACCGGGCTTAGAGGGCCTGAACGCGGCCCTGTGCCGCTGGGTTGAACCGTGCAGTTACGCGGTCGGCGGTTCGTCCTTCACCACCTCATCGCGGTCTTCCAGCGCCAGCCCGTGTTTCATCAGCATGGGCAATTGGGTGAAGGTAAACAGGAAGCTGAGCGGCATGAACACCCAAAGCTTCGCCCACAGCCAGCTTTCGAAGTCCAGTTGCATCCGCAAGACTTCGTTCAGCGCGGCCATGAAGAAGAAGAACAGCCCCCAGTTGCGCGACAGCTTGAGCCAGCCTTCGCGGTCGAGGCCTTCGAAGGCTGCCTCGAGCAGGATTTGCAGCAGCGCCTTGCCGCGCAGCCAGCCGCCGATCAGCAGCACGCCGAACAATAGGTAGATCGCGGTCGGCTTGATCTGGATGAACCTTTCGTCCTGCAGCCAGATCGTCAGCCCGCCAAAGCCGACGATCAGCGCGGTCGAGAGAATCAGCATCGGGCTGACATGGCCGAATTTGAACTTGCTGAAGACCAGCGCCACTACGGCCGCGATCATGAAGGCGATGGTGCCGTAGATGACCGCCGCGATCTCGCCGAAGGTCGAGGTTTCGGGCGGCTGGTAGAACTTGTACACGCCGAGGAAGACCAGCAGCGGCCCATAATCGACGAGAATGTTGAGCCAGCCCGTCTTGGGTTTCGGCTTGGCCGCGGTGTTGCTGTCAGTCTCGCTCATCATTCTCTCAGTCAGTCGTTACGTGCAGCGCAATCGCGCGGAA
This genomic window from Qipengyuania sp. HL-TH1 contains:
- a CDS encoding Leu/Phe/Val dehydrogenase, whose protein sequence is MTAFWTEADFDDHELVEVVRDAKSGLTAIIALHSTHLGPGAGGTRFWHYAEPADAMRDALRLSRGMSYKNAMAGLPMGGGKAVILAKKDTAKTPEMLAAFADAVERLNGQYVTAEDVGISEADMAAVAQRTQYVSGLPVEGEDAAGGDPGPFTALGIFLGIKAAVRYKLGKDSIEGVHVALQGTGSVGGGVARLLARDGARLTLSDIDAGRAEALAAELGAETAAADAIMSVSCDVFSPNALGAILDDEGIARLDCQIVAGGANNQIKRPEHGPMLAERGILYAPDYVINAGGIISVTLEYLCRRDKAPCDINEVRKRIALIPGRLEQIWQESDRSGVSPDQVADRMAQELIGR
- the ccmC gene encoding heme ABC transporter permease CcmC; protein product: MHGFANPKRFLALANPLTPLLLVGGLVVSAAALYWGLFQVPPDRLMGETVRILFLHVPAAWLGMGGWTAIAVASLVFLVWRHPLAALAARAAALPGLVFTIICLATGSIWGRPTWGTWWVWDGRLTSMLVLAFLYLAYIALAQAAEREGVSPRIPAIFGLLGAINIPIINRSVVWWNSLHQPPSITLGKSAIDAEFLVPLLVAVAGFSLLFGGVVLARMRALLADVQAEARLRRRAMEAA
- the ccmE gene encoding cytochrome c maturation protein CcmE, with the translated sequence MNAPKPKHQRLVLVVLALVALVGAGLLAAYALRNQASYFYLPGQMLADPPEVGQAVRLGGMVEQGSLETAADGVTLTFAVTGNDGSRVPVRFSGIAPDLFVEGSGVVAEGRLGPGGIFIADNLLAKHDENYVPRELQDMDQHQAAQMAEETTVGLE
- a CDS encoding heme lyase CcmF/NrfE family subunit, encoding MIAELGLAALWLAAALAALQMAVGFMAVRNDGASELAGLIRPAAIVQGVLVAFSFAMLVWLFAVTDLSVKLVASNSHSMKPLVFKLSGTWGNHEGSMLLWVTVMGLAGALIALVERRLPERTMNATLAAQGVVSLGFYAFLLLSSNPFERLPTPAAEGMGLNPLLQDIGLAFHPPTLYLGYVGLSVAFSFAVGALLTRQVTPDFARAMRPWVLGAWVMLTVGITAGSYWAYYELGWGGWWFWDPVENASLMPWLAATALLHSASVLASRDALRTWTIMLGVVAFSMSMVGTFLVRSGILTSVHAFAVDPERGTFILVLLGIFIGGALLLFALRANTISEGERFALASREGALVFNNVMLSSILAIVLLGTLYPLLTEAFDVRVSVGPPYFNPVGAIFVIPMLAAMAVGPLLRWRQDRIDRIGREVALFAALVLAGLVLFGLLAEIALLPLLGLAFGLGLAVASLLPLRRRKLGRTPLATWGMVVAHFGIAVALIGMASESAFTKERLAAVAEGGNATVGPWTIALQGVEPVAGPNWTAIQGRLAASYDGGEPHILTPQSRNFWAPPQQTTESALVTRWNGQLYAVIGDRAPDGRWQVRLWWKPFVPLIWYGGLLVALGGVLALLGRLLSDLRHRRLAVRIAERRADREALA
- a CDS encoding redoxin family protein, which gives rise to MSWRLWVPLFLFALFIGLAAYQLTQPKDEFVASGMVGEELPYFDLPPAMDGVEGVSNATFADGRPRLLNIWASWCLPCIAEAPHLESLERQGAEIVGVAIRDRPEDIARFLAQHGNPYSRIGRDDLSEVQLAIGSSGVPETFVIDGEGVIRYQHIGDVRASDVPVLLEQLEQAR
- a CDS encoding cytochrome c-type biogenesis protein, coding for MIRAFLAALVLALALPATAQQSMPPAPYAYRQLDDPAQEQAAQELMETLRCLKCQSQSIADSDAPMAGDMRHQVRIRIAAGESPGDIRSWLMQRYGDYVSYKPAVSATTWPLFAIPLLLILGAGAVLLRRFRGRA
- a CDS encoding tetratricopeptide repeat protein, producing MSWLPIIVLAALVFGLAVVLLKLPRSLWMLFGSALLFGLAGYALQGHPGQAGAPATPVTDNAAQTGELMVEARREFYPAGRLPSRFVVTADAFTRRGQHDQAANFLRNAVAENPNDGEAWVALGNALVEHADGQLTAAALFAYSRGEQAAPNNPAPTYFLGLAFLRAGEPGRTLALWRELLEAAPENAEWRAPLAARLDRLETMLGVAQPSAAQQSEE
- a CDS encoding potassium transporter Kup, translated to MNDTASAPLQQDGVPPVTEQGGHGHGGSRTALAVGAIGVVFGDIGTSPLYAFRETFAGAASIAIDRLHVLGVVSLIFWSMLVVVAIQYVTILMRADNKGQGGSLALVALLSRHIGKSSYGWLVVLLGVFATSLFYGDSMITPAISVLSAVEGLTVVDQRLNPLVIPIALVLLVCLFLLQSRGTAKVGALFAPVMIVYFVTIAGLGLNQIILNPDILWALNPYYAVMFFVTDGAVAFFALGAVVLAVTGSEALYSDMGHFGRGPMRLSWFGFVMPCLLLNYFGQGAMIAGLPPEQAAEVVRNPFFLLAGEEWRLPLVILATVATFIASQAVISGAFSITHQAMQLGFMPRLSIRHTSETAAGQIYIPVVNWSLMVAVILLVLTFQTSSNLAAAYGIAVTGAVTIDTLLMGVLFVGVWKWKWFIALPVVAFFLIVDGAYFAANLAKVPDGGWFPLVVGLVAFTLLTTWARGRKLMRDRMSETALPIEIFAKSAKNSATRVPGTAIFMASQTAGVPSALLHNIKHNKVLHERVVILTVLIADAPYVDTTERCEIHDLGDGFYRATLHYGFMQETNVPQGLKEMSRCGGEFDMMHTSFFLSRQTLLASDKPGMPIWREKIFAWMLRNAATAMDFFRLPTNRVVELGSQVEI
- a CDS encoding inner membrane-spanning protein YciB; translation: MSETDSNTAAKPKPKTGWLNILVDYGPLLVFLGVYKFYQPPETSTFGEIAAVIYGTIAFMIAAVVALVFSKFKFGHVSPMLILSTALIVGFGGLTIWLQDERFIQIKPTAIYLLFGVLLIGGWLRGKALLQILLEAAFEGLDREGWLKLSRNWGLFFFFMAALNEVLRMQLDFESWLWAKLWVFMPLSFLFTFTQLPMLMKHGLALEDRDEVVKDEPPTA